The following are encoded together in the Tistrella mobilis genome:
- the secD gene encoding protein translocase subunit SecD, whose amino-acid sequence MRLSRWLILTYALIILVGLSAALPNLLTPGQRAALPGWLPSKPVTLGLDLRGGSQLVLEVDASALLNDPRLTEAERAERLNAALTQSLEIVRTRIDQIGVAEPSVQRVGDDRIMVQLPGVQDPARIRTLLGSTAKLGFHMLADPPAPGARPAPGTLLLPMQDERDGSGAPRKLAVQAQPALDGDRLADAHAGFDPRSGEPVVNFRFDEAGARRFAEITTQNVGRPFAIVLDGRILSAPVIREPITGGAGQISGRFSVAEAGVLSALLRAGALPAPLRVIEERSVGPDLGGDAIRAGIIAGLAGFALVCGFMVVLYRGWGMIANLALLLNVALTLGALSALGATLTLPGIAGIILGLGLAVDANVLINERIREETRRGRAARAALDAGFKRAYATIVDSNVTSLIATLLLFQFGSGPVRGFAVTMALGILISMFTAVTVVRIVMTRILERRGALRSSTARLEIEPLIRLMPKGDTRIRFMRARFAGIAVSAALSLASIGLFVSPGLNYGVDFKGGIQIEAATHADPGRLRDRLDGLGLGEITLQQTGSDGVLVRVARQPGDDAAQTIAVERLKAAIRDVDPAAGIERVDVVGARVSGELATAGVLAVVLAGLAMMVYIWWRFEWPFAVGAIATLVLDITKTIGFFALTGIDFNLTAIAALLTLIGYSVNDKVVVYDRMRENLRLHRTLSLREMIDLSINQTLTRSLYTSATAFLAMLPLAIWGGSAVESFAVPMVFGIVVAASSSVFIAAPILLFLGEPMRRRSRSALTAEGSATATTG is encoded by the coding sequence ATGCGCCTGTCGCGCTGGCTGATCCTGACCTATGCGCTGATCATTCTGGTGGGGCTGTCCGCCGCCCTGCCCAACCTGCTCACCCCCGGCCAGAGGGCGGCACTGCCCGGCTGGCTGCCGTCGAAACCCGTCACCCTCGGCCTCGATCTCCGCGGCGGGTCGCAGCTGGTGCTGGAGGTCGACGCCTCCGCCCTGCTCAACGATCCCAGGCTGACCGAGGCGGAGCGCGCCGAACGGCTGAATGCCGCCCTGACCCAGAGCCTCGAAATCGTCCGCACGCGCATCGACCAGATCGGCGTCGCCGAACCCTCGGTCCAGCGGGTCGGCGACGACCGGATCATGGTCCAGCTGCCCGGCGTGCAGGATCCGGCCCGGATCCGCACCCTGCTCGGCAGCACGGCGAAGCTCGGCTTCCATATGCTGGCCGATCCGCCGGCCCCCGGAGCCCGCCCGGCACCCGGCACCCTGCTGCTGCCCATGCAGGACGAACGCGACGGCAGCGGCGCGCCGCGAAAGCTGGCGGTTCAGGCACAGCCCGCGCTCGACGGCGACCGGCTGGCCGATGCCCATGCCGGCTTCGATCCACGCAGTGGCGAGCCGGTGGTCAATTTCCGCTTCGACGAGGCCGGCGCCCGGCGCTTCGCCGAGATCACGACGCAGAATGTCGGCCGCCCCTTCGCCATCGTGCTCGACGGTCGGATCCTGAGCGCCCCGGTGATCCGCGAGCCGATCACCGGCGGCGCGGGCCAGATCAGCGGCCGGTTCTCGGTGGCCGAGGCCGGCGTGCTTTCGGCCCTGCTCCGTGCCGGCGCCCTGCCGGCCCCGCTCAGGGTGATCGAGGAACGCAGCGTCGGCCCCGATCTGGGCGGAGACGCGATCCGTGCCGGCATCATTGCCGGCCTGGCCGGCTTCGCGCTGGTCTGCGGCTTCATGGTGGTGCTCTATCGCGGCTGGGGGATGATCGCGAACCTGGCCCTGCTGCTCAACGTCGCCCTCACCCTGGGCGCGCTCTCGGCGCTGGGTGCCACCCTCACTCTGCCAGGTATCGCCGGCATCATTCTGGGGCTGGGACTTGCGGTCGATGCCAATGTGCTGATCAACGAGCGCATCCGGGAAGAGACCCGCCGCGGCCGCGCGGCACGGGCCGCACTCGATGCCGGGTTCAAGCGGGCCTATGCGACCATCGTCGATTCCAACGTCACCAGCCTGATCGCCACCCTGCTGCTGTTCCAGTTCGGCAGCGGCCCGGTGCGCGGCTTCGCCGTCACCATGGCGCTCGGCATCCTGATCTCGATGTTCACCGCGGTCACCGTGGTCAGGATCGTCATGACCCGGATTCTGGAACGGCGCGGCGCGCTCCGCTCCTCCACGGCCAGGCTGGAGATCGAACCGCTGATCCGGCTGATGCCGAAAGGCGACACCCGGATCCGCTTCATGCGCGCCCGCTTTGCCGGCATTGCGGTCTCGGCCGCGCTGTCGCTCGCCTCGATCGGGCTGTTCGTCTCGCCCGGGCTCAATTACGGCGTCGACTTCAAGGGCGGCATCCAGATCGAGGCCGCAACCCATGCCGATCCGGGCCGCCTGCGCGACCGGCTGGACGGGCTGGGGTTGGGAGAGATCACCCTCCAGCAGACCGGCAGCGACGGTGTCCTGGTCCGGGTGGCGCGTCAGCCGGGCGATGATGCCGCACAGACCATCGCGGTCGAAAGGCTCAAGGCGGCGATCCGGGATGTCGACCCCGCCGCCGGCATCGAGCGGGTCGATGTGGTGGGGGCCAGGGTCAGCGGCGAACTTGCCACCGCCGGCGTGCTGGCGGTGGTGCTCGCCGGCCTCGCCATGATGGTCTACATCTGGTGGCGCTTCGAATGGCCCTTTGCGGTGGGGGCCATCGCGACGCTGGTGCTCGACATCACCAAGACGATCGGCTTCTTCGCCCTTACCGGCATCGACTTCAACCTGACCGCCATCGCCGCCCTGTTGACCCTGATCGGCTATTCGGTCAACGACAAGGTCGTGGTCTACGACCGGATGCGCGAGAACCTGCGCCTGCATCGCACGCTGTCGCTGCGCGAGATGATCGATCTTTCGATCAATCAGACACTGACCCGCAGCCTCTACACCTCGGCGACCGCCTTCCTCGCCATGCTGCCGCTGGCGATCTGGGGCGGCAGCGCGGTGGAGAGTTTCGCGGTCCCGATGGTGTTCGGCATCGTGGTCGCGGCCTCGTCCTCGGTGTTCATCGCCGCCCCCATCCTGCTGTTCCTGGGAGAGCCGATGCGCCGGCGCAGCCGGTCGGCCCTGACGGCGGAGGGGTCAGCGACCGCAACCACCGGGTGA
- a CDS encoding 4'-phosphopantetheinyl transferase family protein, whose translation MLPTDDRARTDWPAPTSHPDGGPGVDLLVMTLDATDPEINTRLAPLLDDEERARAARFHFDRDRRTYIAAHALVRSVLAVRTGIAPARLRFTAGARGKPELAAGQMPVLPDGRPALRFNLSHTREAVAVAVSTDPACAAVDLGVDIEAADRLGDYDARIARSFFAEDEAAALEALPTAAERARRFLTLWTLKEAVIKTTGQGLSQKLSGFSIRFPAAWPADGLLPDIEARDPAPPPGLAWHLTHQELPPADGRGGLHLAGALLAPVRQPRPRWRLHRVTPAMLPRLHPQAAG comes from the coding sequence ATGTTGCCCACTGACGATCGGGCGCGCACTGACTGGCCGGCCCCCACTAGCCACCCCGACGGTGGCCCCGGGGTCGACCTTCTGGTCATGACCCTGGATGCGACCGATCCGGAGATCAATACCCGGCTCGCGCCCCTTCTCGACGACGAGGAGCGGGCGCGGGCCGCGCGCTTTCATTTCGACCGCGACCGCCGGACCTATATCGCCGCCCATGCCCTGGTCCGGTCGGTGCTGGCGGTGCGGACCGGCATCGCCCCGGCCCGGCTCCGCTTCACCGCCGGTGCCCGCGGCAAGCCGGAACTGGCGGCCGGGCAGATGCCGGTTCTGCCCGATGGCCGGCCGGCGCTGCGCTTCAACCTGTCGCACACCCGCGAGGCGGTGGCGGTGGCGGTCAGCACCGATCCGGCCTGTGCGGCGGTGGATCTGGGCGTCGATATCGAAGCCGCCGACCGGCTGGGCGATTACGACGCCCGCATCGCCCGGAGTTTCTTCGCCGAGGACGAGGCGGCGGCACTCGAAGCCCTGCCCACGGCGGCAGAGCGTGCCCGCCGCTTCCTCACCCTCTGGACGCTCAAGGAAGCGGTGATCAAGACCACCGGCCAGGGGCTGTCGCAGAAACTCTCAGGCTTCAGCATCCGCTTTCCCGCCGCCTGGCCGGCCGACGGGCTGCTGCCAGATATCGAAGCCCGCGATCCCGCCCCGCCGCCGGGCCTTGCCTGGCATCTGACCCATCAGGAACTGCCGCCCGCAGACGGGCGCGGGGGCCTGCATCTGGCGGGCGCCCTGCTCGCGCCCGTCAGGCAGCCCCGGCCCCGCTGGCGCTTGCACCGGGTGACACCGGCGATGCTGCCCCGGCTTCATCCGCAAGCCGCCGGCTGA
- a CDS encoding efflux RND transporter permease subunit, protein MKLSDICIQRPVFATVLSFVVLLLGLVAYDRLSVREYPNIDPPVVNVETTYPGASAQIMESQITQILEDSLSGIEGIDYITSISRQQQSQITLRFKLDRDPSDAAADVRDRVARVRGQLPDEIDEPIIEKVEADAQPIIYLAFSSDRHSPLELSDYADRYVKDQLQILTGVSQVMIFGERRYSMRIALDPIRVAGYGLTIQEIEAALAAQNVEIPAGTIESAEREFTVLSETDLQRPEQFNAIVLAERDGHQIHLSDVGQAFIGAEAEDSAARFNGKPAVAMGVVKQATANPLDVSAAVRARIPEIIENLPQGMQVDVAYDSSVFIQESINNVYDTIIEAVVLVILIIFLFLRSLRATLVPLVTIPVSLIGAFFMMYLLGFTINTLTLLSLVLAIGLVVDDAIVMLENIFRHIEAGMSPMRAAFKGSREIAFAVIAMTITLAAVYMPIAFQTGTTGRLFTEFALTLAGAVLISGFVALTLTPMMCGVLLKHQSSHGLFYRVIEGFLNGLTRGYRATLKGALKVRPLILLIGLAVASGSFFLLKALPEELAPYEDQGFLIGFIIGPEGATLDYTERYARGLEGIYAGIPEAETYFVVAGFPLKSQGISFVKLKDWADRERSASEIAASVMPSMFGGLPGVMAFPIPPAPLGQEIGQKPVQFVVQSSLPYEQLGALVDKIVARAMQNPGLQNVETDLKLNRPQLTVSVDRAKAADLGIGVDVIGRTLETALGGRQVTRFKLHGDQYDVIIRLDDRYRATPSDLSAIYVRSATGEMVQLSNLVKVTETVAPQGLNHFNQLRSVTVDANLAPGYALGDALTFLDQVAREELGGQATTDLSGQSREFRDSASSLVMTFVLALGFIFLVLAAQFESWRDPFIIMLTVPLSITGGLLALYLSGGTFNIYSQVGVVTLIGLITKHGILIVEFSNQIRREGLSRSDAVVEAAVQRLRPILMTTGAMVLGTVPLALATGAGAESRQDIGWVIVGGLLVGTFFTLFVIPTVYTYISRRDMKPIVEAPSDAELAAEGAQGHVAH, encoded by the coding sequence ATGAAACTCTCCGATATCTGCATCCAGCGACCGGTCTTCGCGACCGTGCTGAGCTTCGTGGTCCTGCTGCTGGGCCTGGTCGCCTATGACCGGCTGTCGGTCCGCGAATATCCCAACATCGACCCGCCGGTCGTGAACGTCGAGACCACCTATCCGGGCGCCAGCGCCCAGATCATGGAAAGCCAGATCACCCAGATCCTGGAAGACAGCCTGTCGGGCATCGAGGGGATCGACTACATCACCTCGATCAGCCGCCAGCAGCAGAGCCAGATCACCCTGCGCTTCAAGCTCGACCGCGACCCGAGCGATGCGGCGGCAGATGTCCGTGACCGCGTGGCGCGCGTCCGCGGCCAGCTGCCCGACGAGATCGACGAGCCGATCATCGAGAAGGTCGAGGCCGACGCCCAGCCGATCATCTATCTCGCCTTCTCGTCCGACCGGCATTCGCCGCTGGAGCTGTCGGATTACGCCGACCGCTACGTCAAGGACCAGCTGCAGATCCTGACCGGCGTGTCGCAGGTGATGATCTTCGGTGAGCGGCGCTATTCGATGCGCATCGCGCTCGACCCGATCCGCGTCGCCGGCTACGGGCTGACGATCCAGGAGATCGAGGCGGCGCTGGCCGCGCAGAACGTCGAAATCCCGGCCGGCACGATCGAAAGCGCCGAGCGCGAATTCACCGTGCTCTCGGAAACCGACCTGCAGCGCCCCGAACAGTTCAACGCCATCGTCCTGGCCGAGCGCGACGGCCACCAGATCCACCTCTCCGATGTCGGCCAGGCCTTCATCGGCGCCGAGGCGGAAGACAGCGCCGCCCGCTTCAACGGCAAGCCCGCCGTGGCGATGGGTGTCGTCAAGCAGGCGACCGCCAACCCGCTCGACGTCTCGGCGGCGGTACGCGCCCGCATCCCCGAGATCATCGAGAACCTGCCCCAGGGCATGCAGGTCGACGTCGCCTATGACAGCTCGGTCTTCATTCAGGAATCGATCAACAACGTCTACGACACCATCATCGAGGCGGTGGTGCTGGTCATCCTGATCATCTTCCTGTTCCTGCGCTCGCTCCGCGCGACGCTGGTGCCGCTGGTGACCATTCCGGTCTCGCTGATCGGCGCCTTCTTCATGATGTATCTGCTGGGCTTCACCATCAACACGCTGACCCTGCTGTCGCTGGTGCTCGCCATCGGCCTGGTGGTCGACGACGCGATCGTGATGCTGGAGAACATCTTCCGCCATATCGAGGCGGGCATGTCGCCGATGCGCGCGGCCTTCAAGGGCAGCCGCGAGATCGCCTTCGCGGTCATCGCGATGACCATCACCCTCGCCGCCGTCTACATGCCGATCGCCTTCCAGACCGGCACCACCGGCCGGCTGTTCACCGAATTCGCCCTCACCCTGGCCGGCGCCGTGCTGATCTCGGGCTTCGTGGCGCTGACGCTGACGCCGATGATGTGCGGCGTGCTGCTGAAGCACCAGTCGAGCCATGGCCTGTTCTACCGGGTCATCGAAGGCTTCCTGAACGGCCTGACCCGCGGCTATCGGGCAACGCTCAAGGGCGCGCTCAAGGTCCGGCCGCTGATCCTGCTGATCGGTCTGGCTGTGGCGAGCGGCAGCTTCTTCCTGCTCAAGGCCCTGCCGGAAGAGCTGGCACCCTATGAAGATCAGGGCTTCCTGATCGGTTTCATCATCGGCCCCGAGGGCGCGACGCTCGATTATACCGAGCGCTATGCCCGCGGTCTGGAAGGCATCTATGCCGGCATCCCCGAGGCCGAGACCTATTTCGTGGTCGCCGGCTTCCCGCTGAAATCGCAGGGCATCAGCTTCGTGAAGCTCAAGGACTGGGCGGATCGCGAGCGCAGCGCCTCCGAGATCGCAGCCTCGGTGATGCCGTCGATGTTCGGCGGCCTGCCGGGCGTGATGGCCTTCCCGATCCCGCCCGCACCGCTCGGCCAGGAAATCGGCCAGAAGCCGGTGCAGTTCGTGGTCCAGTCCTCGCTGCCCTATGAACAGCTGGGCGCGCTGGTCGACAAGATCGTCGCCCGGGCCATGCAGAACCCCGGGCTGCAGAATGTCGAAACCGACCTCAAGCTCAACCGGCCGCAGCTGACCGTCTCGGTCGACCGGGCCAAGGCCGCCGATCTCGGCATCGGCGTGGACGTGATCGGCCGGACGCTGGAAACCGCCCTCGGCGGGCGTCAGGTCACCCGCTTCAAGCTGCATGGCGACCAGTATGACGTGATCATCCGGCTGGACGACCGCTATCGCGCCACGCCGTCGGATCTGAGCGCGATCTATGTCCGCTCGGCCACCGGCGAGATGGTCCAGCTGTCCAACCTGGTCAAGGTGACCGAGACCGTGGCGCCGCAGGGGCTGAACCACTTCAACCAGCTGCGCTCGGTGACGGTCGATGCCAATCTGGCGCCGGGCTATGCGCTGGGTGACGCCCTCACCTTCCTCGACCAGGTCGCGCGGGAGGAACTGGGCGGCCAGGCGACCACCGATCTCTCGGGCCAGAGCCGCGAATTCCGCGACAGCGCCTCCAGCCTGGTGATGACCTTCGTGCTGGCGCTGGGCTTCATCTTCCTGGTGCTCGCCGCCCAGTTCGAAAGCTGGCGCGACCCGTTCATCATCATGCTGACCGTGCCGCTCTCGATCACCGGCGGCCTTCTGGCGCTGTACCTCTCGGGCGGCACCTTCAACATCTACAGCCAGGTCGGCGTGGTCACCCTGATCGGCCTGATCACCAAGCACGGCATCCTGATCGTCGAATTCTCCAACCAGATCCGGCGCGAGGGCCTGTCGCGCAGCGATGCGGTGGTCGAGGCGGCGGTGCAGCGCCTGCGCCCGATTCTGATGACCACGGGTGCCATGGTGCTGGGCACGGTGCCGCTGGCGCTCGCCACCGGCGCCGGCGCCGAAAGCCGTCAGGATATCGGCTGGGTGATCGTCGGCGGCCTGCTGGTCGGCACCTTCTTCACCCTGTTCGTGATCCCGACGGTCTATACCTATATCAGCCGCCGCGACATGAAGCCGATCGTCGAGGCGCCGAGCGATGCCGAACTCGCCGCCGAGGGAGCCCAGGGCCATGTTGCCCACTGA
- the ybaL gene encoding YbaL family putative K(+) efflux transporter, which yields MHHDLPLVTTIVAGLGLAFVLGAIAQRLKISPLVGYLLAGVAIGPATPGYVADQMLVPQLAELGVILLMFGVGLHFSVKDLMSVRRISLPGAIAQMGLATLLGLGLALALGWTVTAGLVFGLALSVASTVVLLRALQERRLIETERGRIAVGWLIVEDLAMVLALVLVPAFGALMTAEGRGAPSPAEIAVTVALTLGKVAVFVGVMLLIGRRVVPWVLHQVAHMGSRELFRLCVLALALGVAFAASELFGASFALGAFFAGLVLSESTLSHRAAEESLPLRDAFAVLFFVSVGMLFDPAILIEDPLPVAATLVIIVLGKSLAAYGIVRAFGHGRGTALTISASLAQIGEFSFILAALGVSQGLMPAEGQDFILAGAILSILVNPLLFRAIDIWRARTEPMLPPARPEDAPDLPPVPTTLADHAVVVGYGQVGRRICAELEARDLPFLVIEDLPGRTADLAKRGIECVHGNAASPDILKAANLAGARMMFVMISRSFEAGQVVGQALAANPGLIVVARAEDDDQAAYLAAQGHVEVVTDPEEIARSMILRAFSRRLADEAGAASPVSPGASASGAGAA from the coding sequence ATGCATCACGACCTGCCCCTCGTCACCACCATCGTCGCCGGCCTGGGTCTCGCCTTCGTGCTGGGGGCGATCGCCCAGCGGCTGAAGATTTCGCCGCTGGTCGGCTATCTGCTGGCGGGGGTGGCGATCGGGCCGGCGACGCCGGGCTATGTCGCCGACCAGATGCTGGTGCCGCAGCTGGCCGAGCTGGGGGTGATCCTGCTGATGTTCGGCGTGGGGCTGCATTTCTCGGTCAAGGATCTGATGTCGGTCCGGCGGATCTCTCTGCCCGGCGCCATCGCCCAGATGGGGCTGGCCACCCTGCTGGGGCTGGGGCTGGCGCTTGCGCTGGGCTGGACGGTGACGGCCGGTCTGGTCTTCGGCCTGGCGCTGTCGGTGGCGAGCACCGTGGTGCTGCTGCGGGCGCTGCAGGAACGCCGGCTGATCGAGACCGAGCGCGGCCGGATCGCCGTCGGCTGGCTGATCGTCGAGGATCTGGCCATGGTGCTTGCCCTGGTTCTGGTGCCGGCCTTCGGGGCTTTGATGACCGCCGAAGGCCGCGGCGCACCGTCGCCGGCAGAGATTGCGGTCACGGTGGCGCTGACGCTCGGCAAGGTCGCGGTGTTCGTGGGCGTGATGCTGCTGATCGGGCGCCGGGTGGTGCCCTGGGTGCTGCACCAGGTGGCGCATATGGGCTCCCGCGAGCTGTTCCGGCTGTGCGTGCTGGCGCTGGCATTGGGCGTCGCCTTCGCCGCCTCGGAACTCTTCGGGGCCTCTTTCGCGCTGGGCGCCTTTTTTGCCGGGCTGGTGCTGAGCGAATCGACCCTGTCGCATCGGGCGGCGGAGGAATCGCTGCCGCTGCGCGATGCCTTCGCAGTGCTGTTCTTCGTTTCGGTCGGCATGCTGTTCGACCCGGCGATCCTGATCGAGGATCCCCTGCCGGTGGCGGCGACGCTGGTCATCATCGTCCTGGGCAAGTCGCTGGCCGCCTATGGCATCGTGCGGGCCTTCGGCCATGGCCGGGGTACGGCGCTGACCATTTCGGCGAGCCTTGCCCAGATCGGCGAGTTCTCGTTCATCCTGGCGGCGCTGGGCGTGTCCCAGGGGCTGATGCCGGCCGAGGGGCAGGATTTCATTCTGGCGGGGGCCATCCTGTCGATCCTGGTCAACCCGCTGCTGTTCCGGGCGATCGACATCTGGCGCGCGCGGACCGAGCCGATGCTGCCGCCGGCCCGGCCCGAAGACGCGCCCGACCTGCCCCCGGTGCCGACCACGCTGGCCGATCATGCGGTGGTGGTGGGCTATGGCCAGGTCGGCCGGCGGATCTGTGCGGAGCTGGAGGCCCGCGATCTGCCTTTTCTGGTGATCGAGGATCTGCCCGGCCGCACCGCCGATCTGGCGAAACGCGGCATCGAATGCGTCCACGGCAATGCCGCATCGCCGGACATCCTGAAGGCCGCCAATCTGGCGGGGGCGCGGATGATGTTCGTGATGATCTCGCGCAGTTTCGAGGCGGGGCAGGTGGTCGGCCAGGCGCTGGCGGCCAATCCCGGGCTGATCGTGGTCGCCCGGGCCGAGGATGACGATCAGGCCGCCTATCTGGCGGCTCAGGGCCATGTGGAAGTGGTGACCGACCCCGAAGAGATTGCCCGCAGCATGATCCTGCGGGCCTTCAGCCGGCGGCTTGCGGATGAAGCCGGGGCAGCATCGCCGGTGTCACCCGGTGCAAGCGCCAGCGGGGCCGGGGCTGCCTGA
- a CDS encoding prohibitin family protein, with product MTVADMDMTDEPERPGPLGRIGGWLRRHLWSLTLSVLIAGALIILFWPAMFITVPAGHAGVVWHRFSGTDVDSPTGEGLQVIWPWDRLEIYDVRFQTVTQTYDAITADGLTVATTISFRYRVNEQYVGILHKNVGPEYLHKIIIPEVGSVARARISQYTAEDFYSNLRTIVQNEIYEGVKANFLRGNYYSQPGFDLIELQDVLIKAIHLPERVAQAIERKVEQYQRQLEYDYRLATEQKEAERKRIEGEGIRMLFDRVGASEIPDYLTWLGINASVQLAQSTNAKVVVIGNKDSGGMPLILGGIDSNGARAATTSGATGGPQAADGGAGQPVILGDVDAGTAEIRPVGSEPLNQTGSRPAPAGGPKSGPRMDSGESEAVVEGAPAGTASVGRAMVPETTTPEHPTAPAAPVQPASPQPAPTAVRQGFLPGEPVTLEQLSRWLGIGGGTGAVTTPYGPAGFGPYGVVPETAPPVGGARVAGAGG from the coding sequence ATGACGGTCGCCGATATGGACATGACCGACGAGCCGGAGCGTCCCGGACCTCTCGGCCGGATCGGCGGCTGGCTGCGCCGCCATCTCTGGTCGCTGACCCTGTCGGTGCTGATCGCCGGCGCGCTGATCATCCTGTTCTGGCCGGCGATGTTCATCACCGTGCCGGCCGGTCATGCCGGCGTCGTCTGGCACCGCTTCAGCGGGACCGATGTCGACAGCCCGACGGGTGAAGGGTTGCAGGTGATCTGGCCCTGGGACCGGCTGGAGATCTATGACGTCCGCTTCCAGACCGTGACCCAGACCTATGATGCGATCACCGCAGACGGCCTGACGGTCGCCACCACCATCTCGTTCCGCTACCGGGTGAACGAGCAGTATGTCGGTATCCTGCACAAGAATGTCGGCCCGGAATACCTGCACAAGATCATCATTCCCGAGGTCGGATCGGTCGCCCGGGCGCGCATCTCGCAGTACACCGCCGAGGATTTTTACTCGAACCTGCGTACCATCGTGCAGAACGAGATCTACGAGGGCGTGAAGGCGAATTTCCTGCGCGGCAACTATTACAGCCAGCCCGGTTTCGACCTGATCGAGCTGCAGGACGTGCTGATCAAGGCGATCCATCTGCCCGAGCGCGTCGCCCAGGCGATCGAACGCAAGGTCGAGCAGTATCAGCGTCAGCTGGAATATGATTACCGCCTGGCGACCGAGCAGAAGGAAGCCGAACGCAAGCGGATCGAAGGTGAAGGTATCCGCATGCTGTTCGACCGGGTCGGTGCCTCGGAGATTCCGGATTATCTCACCTGGCTCGGCATCAATGCCTCGGTGCAGCTGGCCCAGTCGACCAATGCCAAGGTGGTGGTGATCGGCAACAAGGATTCGGGCGGCATGCCGCTGATCCTGGGTGGCATCGACAGCAATGGCGCCCGCGCGGCGACGACGTCCGGCGCTACGGGCGGGCCCCAGGCTGCCGATGGCGGTGCCGGCCAGCCGGTCATCCTGGGCGACGTGGATGCGGGCACGGCCGAGATCCGGCCGGTGGGGTCGGAGCCCCTCAACCAGACGGGCTCTCGGCCCGCGCCGGCCGGCGGGCCGAAATCAGGGCCGCGCATGGATAGTGGCGAGAGCGAGGCGGTCGTCGAAGGCGCGCCTGCCGGCACCGCCTCGGTCGGCCGGGCCATGGTGCCGGAAACCACCACGCCCGAGCATCCGACGGCGCCGGCGGCCCCGGTGCAGCCTGCCTCGCCCCAGCCGGCGCCCACCGCCGTGCGCCAGGGCTTCCTGCCGGGTGAGCCGGTGACCCTGGAACAGCTGAGCCGGTGGCTGGGCATCGGCGGCGGCACGGGTGCCGTGACCACGCCCTATGGGCCGGCGGGGTTCGGGCCCTATGGCGTCGTTCCTGAAACCGCCCCGCCCGTGGGCGGCGCCAGGGTCGCGGGCGCGGGGGGCTGA
- a CDS encoding thioesterase II family protein: MQPTASRWVQPGQDRWLTGPAGRSAAPWRLLCIPHAGGGASAFRPWEGFTGPDVELLVAQLPGRESRFPEPALDRVAPVVDGLATALGRLAPKPTLIFGHSMGAMIGYELAARLVGEASPHAPRTLIVSGRTAPGSSSTLGDLLGLDDAGFADALAARYDGIPAALLADRELMAVFLPTLRADFRMVAEYRPDPAACPRLPCPILALGGADDIHAAPERLAAWQGFTTAGFMREIFPGGHFYLAADPARVVARVLAARGMV, encoded by the coding sequence ATGCAGCCCACCGCCTCGCGCTGGGTCCAGCCCGGCCAGGATCGCTGGCTCACCGGTCCCGCCGGCCGAAGCGCCGCGCCCTGGCGGCTGCTCTGCATCCCCCATGCCGGCGGCGGCGCCAGCGCCTTCCGCCCCTGGGAGGGGTTCACCGGCCCGGATGTCGAGCTTCTGGTCGCCCAGCTGCCGGGCCGCGAAAGCCGTTTTCCCGAACCGGCGCTCGACCGGGTGGCACCGGTGGTCGACGGGCTGGCCACCGCCCTCGGCCGTCTTGCACCCAAGCCGACCCTGATCTTCGGACACAGCATGGGTGCGATGATCGGCTATGAACTGGCCGCCCGGCTGGTGGGGGAGGCCTCGCCCCATGCGCCGCGCACGCTGATCGTCTCGGGCCGCACCGCCCCCGGCTCATCCAGCACGCTGGGCGATCTGCTCGGGCTGGACGATGCCGGCTTCGCGGATGCGCTTGCCGCCCGGTATGACGGCATCCCGGCCGCCCTGCTCGCCGATCGCGAATTGATGGCCGTGTTCCTGCCGACCCTCAGGGCCGATTTCCGGATGGTCGCGGAATATCGCCCGGATCCTGCCGCCTGCCCGCGCCTGCCCTGCCCGATCCTGGCGCTGGGCGGGGCCGACGACATCCATGCCGCCCCCGAACGGCTGGCCGCCTGGCAGGGTTTCACCACCGCCGGCTTCATGCGCGAGATCTTCCCGGGCGGGCATTTCTATCTGGCGGCCGATCCCGCCCGGGTGGTTGCGCGCGTGCTGGCCGCGCGCGGCATGGTCTGA